Proteins co-encoded in one Halorussus vallis genomic window:
- a CDS encoding branched-chain amino acid ABC transporter permease, with amino-acid sequence MSGIALAGASAGANSLAFAPANPVVLAGFVDALGQFLRPGNLASVFVDGLSKAAIYVMIAGGLTLIFGLMGVLNFAHGSLTMIGAYLGGLLMVTAVGGGSGPVTRLLLFFVALAATFAVLAGLGGAMEVGLIRRLYDRPPIYQILLTFGLTLILDELVRIVVLFYGLQPTSDWQAALGTKPAFLSQSVEIGGLSVAGLDLFEIALGALTVAALWAFLTRTRYGLIIRAGSEDAEMTEALGIDVRRVFTVVFALGAGVAGAAGMLLMWDPAWAASVPLGADTLLPAFVVVIVGGLGTFRGTVVAALLVGMVDAVMTWWFVNEIEFAGLPEMTIFLILVVMLILRPQGLFGVEEVGGH; translated from the coding sequence ATGAGCGGAATCGCACTCGCCGGTGCGAGCGCCGGCGCGAACTCGCTCGCGTTCGCACCCGCGAATCCGGTCGTGCTCGCCGGCTTCGTCGACGCGCTCGGCCAGTTCCTGCGACCCGGCAACCTCGCGTCGGTGTTCGTCGACGGCCTCTCGAAGGCCGCCATCTACGTGATGATCGCCGGCGGACTGACGCTCATCTTCGGGCTGATGGGCGTGCTCAACTTCGCCCACGGCTCGCTGACGATGATCGGCGCGTATCTGGGCGGCCTGCTGATGGTGACGGCGGTCGGCGGCGGGTCGGGTCCGGTGACGCGACTCCTGCTGTTCTTCGTCGCGCTGGCGGCGACGTTCGCCGTCCTCGCCGGCCTCGGCGGGGCGATGGAGGTCGGCCTGATACGACGGCTGTACGACCGCCCGCCGATTTACCAGATACTGCTGACCTTCGGGTTGACGCTGATACTCGACGAACTGGTCCGCATCGTCGTGTTGTTCTACGGACTTCAGCCGACCAGCGACTGGCAGGCCGCGCTCGGCACCAAGCCGGCGTTCCTCTCCCAATCGGTCGAGATCGGGGGGCTGTCGGTGGCGGGCCTCGACCTCTTCGAAATCGCGCTCGGCGCGCTCACCGTCGCGGCGCTGTGGGCGTTCCTCACCCGGACGCGGTACGGCCTGATAATCCGGGCCGGGAGCGAGGACGCCGAGATGACCGAGGCGCTCGGCATCGACGTGCGGCGGGTGTTCACCGTCGTCTTCGCGCTCGGCGCGGGCGTCGCGGGCGCGGCCGGCATGCTGCTGATGTGGGACCCGGCGTGGGCCGCCAGCGTCCCGCTGGGCGCCGACACCCTGCTCCCGGCGTTCGTGGTCGTCATCGTCGGCGGCCTCGGCACGTTCCGGGGAACCGTGGTCGCGGCGCTGCTTGTCGGGATGGTCGACGCGGTGATGACCTGGTGGTTCGTCAACGAGATCGAGTTCGCCGGTCTGCCGGAGATGACCATCTTCCTCATCCTCGTGGTGATGCTGATACTGCGGCCCCAGGGCCTGTTCGGCGTCGAGGAGGTGGGCGGCCATTAG
- a CDS encoding branched-chain amino acid ABC transporter permease, which yields MYSVLVTSPLGAEMTTVLPDVETMITVFYFALFAMSFDFISGYTGYLSFGHAAFYGTGAYFVVLASNGKIPFVAVDTPFVVLLVLAGLAAVTLSLLIGAVSFRLTGVYFAMITLGFSQVLYVFVRGWDYAASNPRDGPAVLERTEPFSVGVPGVDSLNLAIGQLSGDEIEGLFGLLNFSATEVSYYMVGLVALVCYFAMQRIIHSPFGKVMVAIRENEERAAAIGYDTFWYKLGAFAVSAFFAAVAGGLLAGFQRSVSPENSFYFLVTGDALLAAIIGGFGTLAGPLYGYLFDETVTEFLSKTGEGGGLLPYLRSHLGEGTLSTEVYNGLTVQQGIDTFLNGHAALYVGVVFVLFVLFVPNGLLGTVRDRLGGPVGKEIAERLRSDEK from the coding sequence ATCTACTCGGTGCTGGTGACCTCGCCGCTGGGCGCGGAGATGACGACGGTGCTGCCCGACGTGGAGACGATGATAACCGTCTTCTACTTCGCGCTGTTCGCCATGTCGTTCGACTTCATCAGCGGCTACACGGGCTACCTGAGCTTCGGCCACGCGGCGTTCTACGGCACGGGCGCGTACTTCGTCGTGCTCGCGTCGAACGGGAAGATTCCGTTCGTCGCCGTCGACACGCCGTTCGTCGTCCTGCTGGTGCTGGCCGGCCTGGCCGCTGTGACGCTCTCGCTGCTCATCGGCGCGGTGTCGTTCCGGCTGACCGGCGTCTACTTCGCGATGATCACGCTGGGCTTCTCGCAGGTGCTGTACGTGTTCGTCCGCGGGTGGGACTACGCCGCGAGCAACCCGCGGGACGGCCCCGCGGTGCTCGAACGCACCGAACCGTTCAGCGTCGGCGTGCCCGGCGTTGACTCGCTGAACCTCGCCATCGGACAGCTCTCGGGCGACGAGATAGAGGGGCTGTTCGGCCTGCTCAACTTCAGCGCGACCGAAGTGTCCTACTACATGGTCGGACTGGTCGCGCTGGTCTGTTACTTCGCGATGCAGCGCATCATCCACTCCCCGTTCGGGAAGGTGATGGTCGCCATCCGCGAGAACGAGGAGCGCGCCGCGGCCATCGGCTACGACACCTTCTGGTACAAACTGGGCGCGTTCGCGGTGAGCGCGTTCTTCGCCGCGGTCGCCGGCGGCCTGCTCGCCGGCTTCCAGCGGTCGGTGTCGCCCGAGAACTCGTTCTACTTCCTCGTGACCGGCGACGCCCTGCTGGCGGCCATCATCGGCGGCTTCGGCACGCTCGCCGGGCCGCTGTACGGCTACCTCTTCGACGAGACGGTCACCGAGTTCCTCTCGAAGACCGGCGAGGGCGGCGGCCTGCTCCCCTACCTGCGGAGCCACCTCGGCGAAGGCACCCTCTCGACGGAGGTCTACAACGGCCTGACCGTCCAGCAGGGCATCGACACCTTCCTGAACGGTCACGCCGCCCTCTACGTCGGCGTGGTGTTCGTGCTGTTCGTCCTCTTCGTGCCGAACGGCCTGCTCGGGACCGTCCGGGACCGCCTCGGCGGCCCGGTCGGGAAGGAAATCGCCGAGCGACTGCGGAGTGACGAGAAGTGA
- a CDS encoding 3-oxoacyl-ACP synthase, whose product MNRENADPEIALTGYGIYVPEEVVTGAEIAARSGIPEEVVVEKMGVEEKRVCPPDADHVTDMCVKAAERALADADLSAEDLDMVLYHGSEFKDFVVWSAAANVAERIGADEAFAAESYALCAGAPLALRQAKSQLLADSPEKIMLVAASREEDLVNYENEDSSFMFNFGSGAGAAVLEIDPADGRARATVGESAAVTDGSFSEDVVMPAGGSRNPPSHATVDAELHSLDVPDPEGMKERLAEVSLTNFEKVADEALTRSGYDRLDLDFVALTHMKRSFHEYLTDRLDARNYYLDEYGHVQSVDQLLALDEGLSRGLVEPGDVVLFLAAGTGYTWAATVVEWRG is encoded by the coding sequence GTGAACAGGGAGAACGCCGACCCCGAAATCGCGCTCACGGGGTACGGAATCTACGTTCCCGAGGAAGTCGTCACGGGCGCAGAAATCGCGGCACGGAGCGGCATTCCCGAGGAGGTAGTGGTCGAGAAGATGGGCGTCGAAGAAAAGCGCGTGTGTCCGCCGGACGCCGACCACGTCACCGACATGTGCGTGAAGGCCGCCGAACGCGCGCTCGCCGACGCCGACCTCTCGGCCGAGGACCTCGATATGGTGCTGTATCATGGCTCGGAGTTCAAGGACTTCGTGGTGTGGAGCGCCGCCGCCAACGTCGCCGAGCGCATCGGCGCCGACGAGGCGTTCGCCGCCGAGAGCTACGCGCTGTGCGCCGGTGCGCCGCTCGCGCTCCGCCAGGCCAAATCCCAACTGCTCGCCGACAGCCCGGAGAAAATCATGCTCGTCGCGGCGAGTCGCGAGGAAGACCTCGTGAACTACGAGAACGAAGACTCGTCGTTCATGTTCAACTTCGGCAGCGGCGCTGGCGCCGCCGTCCTCGAAATCGACCCCGCGGACGGTCGCGCACGCGCGACCGTCGGCGAGAGCGCCGCCGTCACCGACGGAAGCTTCTCCGAGGACGTGGTGATGCCCGCAGGCGGGTCCAGAAACCCACCGAGTCACGCCACGGTCGACGCAGAACTCCACTCGCTGGACGTGCCCGACCCCGAGGGGATGAAAGAGCGCCTCGCGGAGGTGAGCCTGACGAACTTCGAGAAAGTCGCGGACGAGGCGTTGACGCGGTCGGGCTACGACCGCTTGGACCTCGATTTCGTCGCGCTCACCCACATGAAGCGGTCGTTCCACGAGTACCTGACCGACCGCCTCGACGCCCGGAACTACTATCTGGACGAGTACGGTCACGTCCAGAGCGTCGACCAACTCCTCGCGCTCGACGAAGGCCTCTCGCGCGGCCTGGTCGAACCGGGCGACGTCGTGCTGTTCCTGGCCGCCGGCACCGGCTACACCTGGGCCGCCACCGTCGTCGAGTGGCGCGGCTGA
- a CDS encoding S8 family peptidase produces MTDESVSRRGLLASVGAGLVGTVGRGRGREASRTARYVVGTDSRAAARVAESHAAAVNHALDFGDVGGAVTGQFDSAAADALAGRDDVRYVEEGTTFRPLAGERTAADRAREQTVPWGVDRIDADVAHEAGHRGDGVDVAIVDSGILPGHPDLRENLGEGKAYVDCWADARPTCRLKPSGTSFECFIEVTLCATDWGDDLPNGHGTHVAGTVGAVDNDAGVLGVAPAASLHAVKVINAGGVARDVDIARAVKYVADRGWDVANLSFGNLAASRLLADACRYADERGVLLVAAAGNGGPRDRTVATPARFGTVLAVSATTRADRVAPFSSRGPAIDLAAPGADVCSTAKAGRYVDSGTSMAAPHVSGVGALLMADGYSHEEARERLRETAEDLDAPAERQGAGLVDAAAALDLDSDDDGVGRGVCHPAGEVPGTGAGGVSGSENR; encoded by the coding sequence ATGACCGACGAGTCCGTCTCGCGCCGTGGACTGCTCGCGAGCGTCGGCGCCGGGTTGGTCGGGACGGTCGGGCGCGGCCGCGGCCGCGAGGCGTCCCGGACGGCGCGCTACGTCGTCGGGACCGACTCGCGGGCCGCGGCCCGGGTCGCCGAGTCGCACGCGGCGGCGGTGAACCACGCGCTCGACTTCGGCGACGTCGGGGGCGCCGTGACCGGCCAGTTCGATTCGGCGGCCGCCGACGCGCTTGCCGGCAGGGACGACGTCCGGTACGTCGAGGAGGGGACGACCTTCCGGCCGCTGGCCGGGGAACGGACCGCGGCCGACCGGGCGCGCGAGCAGACCGTCCCCTGGGGCGTCGACCGCATCGACGCCGACGTCGCCCACGAGGCGGGTCACCGCGGCGACGGCGTCGACGTCGCGATCGTCGACAGCGGCATCCTGCCCGGCCACCCGGACCTGCGGGAGAACCTGGGCGAAGGGAAGGCCTACGTCGACTGCTGGGCCGACGCCAGACCGACGTGCCGGCTGAAACCCAGCGGTACGAGCTTCGAGTGCTTCATCGAGGTGACGCTGTGCGCGACCGACTGGGGCGACGACCTCCCCAACGGCCACGGCACGCACGTCGCGGGGACGGTCGGCGCGGTCGACAACGACGCGGGCGTGCTCGGGGTCGCTCCGGCGGCGTCGCTCCACGCGGTCAAGGTCATCAACGCCGGCGGAGTCGCCCGTGACGTCGACATCGCGCGGGCCGTCAAGTACGTCGCCGACCGGGGATGGGACGTCGCCAACCTGAGCTTTGGCAACCTCGCCGCCAGTCGGTTGCTCGCCGACGCCTGCCGGTACGCCGACGAGCGCGGCGTGTTGCTGGTCGCGGCCGCCGGCAACGGCGGGCCGCGCGACCGGACCGTGGCCACGCCCGCGCGGTTCGGGACGGTGCTCGCCGTGAGCGCGACGACCCGGGCCGACCGCGTCGCCCCGTTCTCCTCGCGCGGGCCGGCCATCGACCTCGCGGCGCCCGGCGCGGACGTCTGCTCGACCGCCAAGGCCGGCCGGTACGTCGACTCGGGCACCTCGATGGCGGCGCCCCACGTCAGCGGTGTCGGGGCGCTCCTGATGGCCGACGGGTACTCGCACGAGGAGGCCCGCGAGCGACTCCGCGAAACCGCGGAGGACCTCGACGCGCCGGCCGAACGGCAGGGCGCGGGACTGGTCGACGCCGCGGCGGCCCTCGACCTGGACTCGGACGACGACGGCGTTGGTCGCGGGGTGTGTCATCCGGCCGGCGAGGTGCCGGGTACCGGGGCTGGCGGAGTGAGCGGGTCGGAAAACCGGTAG
- a CDS encoding digeranylgeranylglycerophospholipid reductase: protein MTEHFDAVVAGAGPAGAQCARDLARRGYDVVVLEAEDEDEFPRQSNKSTAGTFPSMMGSFGIPDDVVMHYTDDVVLESPNEHFTRKQPGAVLEFADFKRYLVKDGREKGAEYWFDARVNKPVMEDGEIVGVRYGGKQEVYGDVIIDATGPAAPLAKKLGVSDLERENQAIGIEFEMAGVDMDADGYADLNDAMMLRLDHDLAPGGYSWIFHTGEDTAKVGLCYIQNQAHRDYGKDGMGIDDYLQYWLDSDPRFADAERLEGKQHRGSAHIQMPTGLSTDNFMAVGDTVPTIDPLWGEGIHTCMKSGRAAAVTADRCFMASDGDTSAEKLSIYDKLWHNQVAPQMRTRLLMTQLLYLAPNERYDTLMADLNRLNENILSDANVGNLRAIGKMLHLKDAPLLARFARERLGV from the coding sequence ATGACCGAGCACTTCGACGCGGTGGTCGCGGGCGCGGGCCCGGCGGGCGCCCAGTGCGCGCGCGACCTGGCCCGGCGGGGTTACGATGTCGTTGTCCTGGAAGCCGAGGACGAGGACGAGTTCCCGCGCCAGAGCAACAAGTCGACTGCCGGCACCTTCCCCTCGATGATGGGGTCGTTCGGCATCCCCGACGACGTGGTGATGCACTACACCGACGACGTCGTCCTCGAATCGCCCAACGAGCACTTCACCCGGAAACAGCCGGGCGCGGTCCTGGAGTTCGCCGACTTCAAGCGCTACCTGGTGAAGGACGGCCGCGAGAAGGGCGCCGAGTACTGGTTCGACGCCCGGGTGAACAAACCCGTGATGGAGGACGGCGAGATCGTCGGCGTCCGCTACGGCGGCAAGCAGGAGGTGTACGGCGACGTGATAATCGACGCGACCGGTCCCGCCGCGCCGCTGGCGAAGAAACTCGGCGTGAGCGACCTCGAGCGCGAGAACCAGGCCATCGGTATCGAGTTCGAGATGGCGGGCGTCGACATGGACGCCGACGGCTACGCCGACCTCAACGACGCGATGATGCTCCGACTCGACCACGACCTCGCGCCCGGCGGCTACTCCTGGATCTTCCACACCGGCGAGGACACCGCGAAGGTCGGCCTCTGCTACATCCAGAACCAGGCCCACCGCGACTACGGCAAGGACGGGATGGGCATCGACGACTACCTCCAGTACTGGCTCGACTCGGACCCCCGGTTCGCCGACGCCGAGCGACTCGAAGGGAAACAGCACCGCGGGTCGGCCCACATCCAGATGCCGACGGGGCTGAGCACGGACAACTTCATGGCCGTCGGCGACACGGTGCCGACCATCGACCCGCTGTGGGGCGAGGGCATCCACACCTGCATGAAGTCCGGCCGGGCCGCGGCGGTGACCGCCGACCGGTGTTTCATGGCGAGCGACGGCGACACGTCGGCCGAGAAGCTCTCCATCTACGACAAACTCTGGCACAACCAGGTGGCGCCCCAGATGCGGACCCGCCTGCTGATGACCCAACTGCTCTACCTCGCGCCGAACGAGCGCTACGACACCCTGATGGCCGACCTGAACCGACTGAACGAGAACATCCTGAGCGACGCGAACGTCGGCAACCTCCGGGCCATCGGGAAGATGCTCCACCTGAAGGACGCGCCGCTACTGGCGCGGTTCGCCCGGGAGCGCCTCGGCGTCTGA
- a CDS encoding 2-oxoacid:ferredoxin oxidoreductase subunit beta, with amino-acid sequence MSSEVRFTDFKSDKQPTWCPGCGDFGTMNGMMKALAETGNDPDNTFVVAGIGCSGKIGTFMHSYALHGVHGRALPVGTGVKLANPDLEVMVAGGDGDGYSIGAGHFVHAVRRNVDMSYIVMDNRIYGLTKGQASPTSREDFETSTTPEGPKQPPVNPLALALSAGGTFIAQSFSTDAQRHAEIVRKAIEHDGFGFVNVFSPCVTFNDVDTYDYFRDSIVDLEDEGHDPTDYDAAKEKILDADKEYQGVIYQNENSVPYHELHGLDQNMSEIPDGAPEGAMDLVREFY; translated from the coding sequence ATGAGCTCAGAGGTTAGATTCACCGACTTCAAATCCGACAAGCAGCCGACGTGGTGCCCCGGATGTGGGGACTTTGGCACGATGAACGGCATGATGAAGGCGCTGGCCGAAACCGGCAACGACCCCGACAACACGTTCGTGGTCGCGGGCATCGGTTGCTCCGGTAAGATCGGCACCTTCATGCACAGCTACGCGCTCCACGGCGTTCACGGCCGCGCCCTGCCCGTCGGCACGGGCGTCAAACTCGCCAACCCCGACCTCGAAGTGATGGTCGCGGGCGGCGACGGCGACGGCTACTCCATCGGCGCGGGCCACTTCGTCCACGCGGTCCGCCGGAACGTCGACATGTCCTACATCGTCATGGACAACCGCATCTACGGGCTGACGAAGGGCCAGGCCTCGCCGACCAGCCGCGAGGACTTCGAAACTTCGACGACCCCCGAGGGACCGAAACAGCCGCCGGTCAACCCCCTCGCGCTAGCGCTGTCGGCGGGCGGTACGTTCATCGCCCAGTCGTTCTCGACCGACGCCCAGCGTCACGCCGAGATCGTCCGGAAGGCCATCGAGCACGACGGCTTCGGCTTCGTGAACGTCTTCAGCCCGTGCGTGACGTTCAACGACGTCGACACCTACGACTACTTCCGCGACTCCATCGTGGACCTCGAGGACGAGGGCCACGACCCGACCGACTACGACGCCGCGAAGGAGAAGATCCTCGACGCGGACAAGGAGTACCAGGGCGTCATCTACCAGAACGAGAACAGCGTGCCCTACCACGAACTCCACGGCCTCGACCAGAACATGTCCGAGATTCCGGACGGCGCGCCCGAGGGCGCGATGGACCTCGTCCGCGAGTTCTACTGA
- a CDS encoding 2-oxoacid:acceptor oxidoreductase subunit alpha encodes MPEDLNWAIGGEAGDGIDSTGKIFAQALSRAGRHVYTSKDFASRIRGGYTAYKIRTGVERVESVVDRLDILVALTERTIDENMDELHEGSVIIYDGERTEMADVEVPEGMIGLDVPLQSLAEDAGGAIMQNVVALGAACEATNFPIENLDSALEKKFGSKGESIVENNKEAARLGQEYVQEEFDHDFDYDLETTDNDYVLLNGDEAIGMGAIAAGCRFYSGYPITPATDVMEYLSGRIEQFGGEVVQAEDELSAINMALGAARAGARSMTATSGPGIDLMTETFGLIAQSETPLVICDVMRSGPSTGMPTKQEQGDLNMTLYGGHGEIPRFVVTPTNVGECFQKTVEAFNLAEKYQTPVFLVSDLSMAVTEQTFEPEVFDMDAVEIERGKVVDEDEIEAWTDEQGRFQPHFPTADGISPRAFPGTAGGAHMSTGLEHNALGRRTEDTEIRVEQVDKRNQKVKTAEEEEDWSPREFGDADADNLVISWGSNEGPMREAIEYLDEEGVSVRFLSVPYIFPRPDLSEDIEAADNVIVVECNETGQFANLLERDALTRLDRVNKYNGVRFKADELAEEIQNKLSQEVQA; translated from the coding sequence ATGCCAGAAGACTTGAACTGGGCCATCGGCGGGGAGGCCGGTGATGGCATCGACTCAACCGGGAAGATTTTCGCGCAGGCGCTCTCCCGGGCCGGACGGCACGTGTACACCTCGAAGGACTTCGCGTCCCGGATTCGAGGCGGCTACACGGCCTACAAGATTCGCACGGGCGTCGAGCGCGTCGAGAGCGTCGTCGACCGCCTCGACATCCTGGTCGCGCTGACCGAGCGCACCATCGACGAGAACATGGACGAACTCCACGAGGGCAGCGTCATCATCTACGACGGTGAGCGCACCGAGATGGCCGACGTGGAGGTGCCCGAGGGCATGATCGGTCTGGACGTTCCGCTCCAGTCGCTCGCGGAGGACGCGGGCGGGGCCATCATGCAGAACGTCGTCGCGCTCGGCGCGGCCTGCGAGGCGACGAACTTTCCCATCGAGAACCTCGACAGCGCGCTCGAGAAGAAGTTCGGGAGCAAGGGCGAGTCCATCGTCGAGAACAACAAGGAGGCGGCTCGACTCGGCCAGGAGTACGTCCAGGAGGAGTTCGACCACGACTTCGACTACGACCTCGAAACCACCGACAACGACTACGTCCTGCTGAACGGCGACGAGGCCATCGGGATGGGCGCCATCGCCGCCGGCTGTCGGTTCTACTCGGGCTACCCCATCACGCCCGCGACCGACGTGATGGAGTACCTCTCGGGCCGCATCGAGCAGTTCGGCGGCGAGGTCGTCCAGGCCGAGGACGAACTGTCGGCCATCAACATGGCGCTGGGCGCGGCGCGCGCCGGCGCGCGCTCGATGACCGCGACCTCCGGGCCGGGCATCGACCTGATGACCGAGACGTTCGGACTCATCGCCCAGAGCGAGACGCCGCTGGTCATCTGCGACGTGATGCGCTCGGGTCCCTCGACCGGGATGCCGACCAAGCAGGAGCAGGGCGACCTCAACATGACGCTGTACGGCGGCCACGGCGAGATTCCGCGGTTCGTCGTCACGCCGACCAACGTCGGCGAGTGCTTCCAGAAGACCGTCGAGGCGTTCAACCTCGCGGAGAAGTACCAGACGCCCGTCTTCCTCGTCTCGGACCTCTCGATGGCGGTCACCGAGCAGACATTCGAACCCGAGGTGTTCGACATGGACGCCGTCGAAATCGAACGCGGCAAGGTCGTCGACGAGGACGAGATCGAGGCCTGGACCGACGAGCAGGGCCGGTTCCAGCCCCACTTCCCGACCGCCGACGGCATCAGTCCGCGGGCGTTCCCCGGCACGGCCGGCGGCGCCCACATGTCGACCGGTCTGGAACACAACGCGCTCGGTCGCCGGACCGAGGACACCGAGATCCGCGTCGAGCAGGTCGACAAGCGCAACCAGAAGGTCAAGACCGCCGAGGAGGAAGAGGACTGGTCGCCCCGGGAGTTCGGCGACGCCGACGCAGACAACCTCGTCATCTCGTGGGGCTCGAACGAGGGCCCGATGCGCGAGGCCATCGAGTACCTCGACGAGGAGGGCGTGAGCGTCCGGTTCCTCTCGGTGCCGTACATCTTCCCGCGTCCCGACCTCTCGGAGGACATCGAGGCGGCGGACAACGTCATCGTCGTGGAGTGTAACGAAACCGGGCAGTTCGCCAACCTGCTGGAACGCGACGCGCTTACCCGTCTCGACCGCGTGAACAAGTACAACGGCGTGCGGTTCAAGGCCGACGAACTGGCCGAGGAAATCCAGAACAAACTCTCTCAGGAGGTCCAAGCATGA
- a CDS encoding ferredoxin--NADP reductase, which yields MDGMEVAVESVETVGPDTVALVLETPDGFDAAPGQFVQLAATIDGEEVTRHYTLSSPDAEGTFEVTVEVDPEGSLSPYLADLTPGDRVEVAGPFGNSYYEGEDGVVVLAGGPGVGPAVGIGERATENGGAVTIVYEDDQPVHEDRLAALSAAGANVAITTDVTSEDVVALLANATGQVFVYGFADFLDEATAALDAARLSPEEAKTENFGPAPESS from the coding sequence ATGGACGGCATGGAAGTCGCAGTGGAGTCTGTCGAGACGGTCGGCCCGGATACGGTCGCGCTGGTTCTGGAGACGCCCGACGGATTCGACGCCGCGCCCGGGCAGTTCGTGCAGTTGGCCGCGACGATAGACGGCGAGGAGGTCACCCGCCACTACACCCTCTCGTCGCCGGACGCCGAGGGGACCTTCGAGGTCACCGTCGAGGTCGACCCCGAGGGGTCGCTGAGTCCGTACCTCGCCGACCTCACCCCCGGCGACCGGGTCGAGGTCGCCGGACCGTTCGGCAACTCCTACTACGAAGGCGAGGACGGCGTCGTGGTGCTGGCCGGCGGGCCGGGCGTCGGCCCCGCCGTCGGCATCGGCGAGCGCGCGACGGAGAACGGCGGGGCGGTCACCATCGTTTACGAGGACGACCAACCGGTCCACGAGGACCGACTGGCCGCGCTCTCGGCCGCGGGCGCGAACGTCGCCATCACGACCGACGTGACCAGCGAGGACGTCGTCGCGCTCCTGGCGAACGCGACCGGCCAGGTGTTCGTCTACGGCTTCGCCGACTTCCTGGACGAGGCGACCGCGGCGCTCGACGCCGCCAGACTCAGCCCCGAGGAGGCAAAGACCGAGAACTTCGGTCCCGCCCCCGAGTCGTCGTAG
- a CDS encoding YbjQ family protein yields the protein MIVTNTETVAGREIAENLGLVRGNTVRARNVGRDITQGLRSIAGGELKAYSTLMADAREEAIARMEAEARDLDADAVVNVRFVTAEVTTGGAELLAYGTAVRLD from the coding sequence GTGATAGTCACCAACACCGAAACCGTCGCGGGTCGCGAAATCGCCGAGAACCTCGGTCTCGTCCGGGGCAACACCGTCCGGGCGCGGAACGTCGGCCGGGACATCACCCAGGGGTTGCGGAGCATCGCGGGCGGCGAACTCAAAGCGTACTCGACGCTGATGGCCGACGCCCGCGAGGAGGCGATAGCGCGGATGGAGGCCGAGGCCCGGGACCTGGACGCCGACGCCGTGGTCAACGTCCGGTTCGTCACCGCGGAGGTGACCACCGGCGGTGCCGAACTGCTGGCCTACGGTACCGCGGTCAGACTCGACTGA